The following proteins are encoded in a genomic region of Terriglobales bacterium:
- a CDS encoding ABC transporter substrate-binding protein, whose translation MQFTPRLLFLLSLLLATLSCTHGPDPNTLVMIIESSPTNLDPRVGLDAQSERIGGLIFDDLLTRDEHMNVQPWLAERWEMPDALTYVFHLHHGVRFHDGRPLTSRDVKWTFDSLLQGKIRSTKSAAYRFVDRVEAPDDYTVVFHLKEPFATLPWNVSGGAIGIVPYGSGPEIALHPIGSGPYRFVSAQLDKEVIIERNDDYWGAKARLKRVRFAVVPDTTTRALELRKGSADLAINALTSDMIVAIRRDRSLEILDGPGTIYAYLAFNARDPIVKDARVRQAIAYSIDRRPFMHYLWRDLARPAKSPLPPESWAYDPSLPDYAYDPERARRLLDEAGYPATKGVRFHLTMKTSTEESTRLIAAVLQQQLREIGIALDIRTFEFATFFSDVTKGAFQMYSLRWIGGNQDPDIFEYVFHSDKFPPHGANRSYYSNPQVDALIDRARRESDQQRRKHLYRRIQQILANDLPYINLWYLDNVLVHTRRVRNLELNPAGNYDFLRSAELAN comes from the coding sequence TTGCAATTCACCCCTCGCTTGCTTTTCCTTCTCTCCCTCCTCCTCGCCACACTCTCCTGCACACATGGCCCCGATCCCAACACGCTGGTGATGATCATCGAGAGCAGCCCCACGAACCTTGATCCGCGCGTTGGCCTGGACGCACAATCGGAGCGCATCGGCGGCCTGATCTTCGACGACCTGCTCACCCGGGACGAGCACATGAACGTGCAGCCCTGGCTGGCGGAGCGCTGGGAGATGCCGGATGCGCTCACCTACGTTTTTCATCTCCACCACGGCGTGCGCTTTCACGATGGCCGCCCGCTCACGTCGCGCGATGTGAAGTGGACCTTCGACTCGCTGCTCCAAGGCAAGATTCGCAGCACCAAGTCTGCCGCCTATCGTTTTGTTGACCGGGTGGAAGCGCCTGACGATTACACGGTTGTATTTCATTTAAAAGAGCCGTTCGCGACCCTGCCGTGGAACGTATCAGGGGGTGCGATCGGCATCGTGCCCTATGGCAGCGGACCGGAGATTGCGCTCCATCCCATCGGTTCGGGGCCGTATCGCTTTGTTTCGGCGCAACTGGACAAGGAAGTCATCATCGAACGCAACGACGATTACTGGGGCGCAAAGGCGAGGCTGAAGCGCGTGCGCTTCGCGGTGGTGCCGGACACCACCACGCGCGCTCTCGAACTGCGCAAGGGGAGCGCCGACCTTGCCATCAACGCGCTCACCTCTGACATGATCGTGGCCATACGCCGCGACCGGTCGCTCGAAATCCTGGACGGTCCGGGAACGATTTACGCCTACCTGGCGTTCAACGCCCGCGATCCCATTGTGAAGGACGCACGCGTGCGCCAGGCAATCGCTTACTCGATAGATCGCCGGCCGTTCATGCACTACCTGTGGCGAGATCTGGCGCGCCCTGCCAAAAGTCCGCTTCCGCCAGAGAGCTGGGCTTACGATCCCAGCCTCCCCGATTACGCATACGACCCCGAGCGAGCGCGGCGGTTGCTCGATGAGGCGGGATATCCGGCGACCAAAGGAGTGCGTTTTCACCTGACCATGAAGACCTCAACCGAGGAGAGCACGCGCCTGATTGCAGCCGTGCTGCAACAGCAATTGCGCGAGATCGGCATCGCGCTCGACATCCGGACCTTCGAGTTCGCAACCTTCTTCTCAGATGTGACCAAGGGCGCCTTCCAGATGTACTCGCTGCGCTGGATCGGCGGCAATCAGGACCCGGACATCTTCGAATACGTCTTCCATTCCGACAAATTTCCGCCGCATGGCGCCAATCGCAGCTACTACTCGAACCCGCAGGTGGATGCGCTGATTGACCGGGCGCGGCGCGAATCCGACCAGCAGCGGCGCAAGCACCTCTACCGCCGCATCCAGCAAATTCTGGCCAACGACTTGCCCTACATCAATCTCTGGTATTTGGACAACGTGCTGGTGCACACGCGACGGGTCAGGAATCTGGAGCTGAATCCGGCGGGCAATTACGACTTTCTGCGCAGTGCGGAATTGGCGAACTGA
- a CDS encoding thioredoxin domain-containing protein yields the protein MHRYCSYLVLTILIVSLAAAQHKPAPSKPHPAAANAPVKADAPGTLPSEDTVNAFMKSMFGHDPSVTWKIDSIRPSHDPTIAEVSVLMSNAQGQQMATFFVTPGQHYAVTGEMIPFGADPFAPARAELEKAARGPARGPANAPVLLVEFSDLQCPHCKDAQPTIDRLLSEEPNVRFVFQNFPLPMHNWAYKAAAFADCVAQQNNDAFWKFIKAVYDDQQNITESNAEEKLTAAATAAGANGQTASTCAASANARARVEQSLQLGKVVDVNSTPTLFINGRKMGIGGVPYELLKSMVDYQAKPAK from the coding sequence ATGCACCGCTACTGCTCTTATCTGGTTCTTACAATCTTGATCGTCAGCCTGGCCGCCGCCCAGCACAAGCCTGCGCCGTCCAAACCTCATCCCGCTGCGGCTAACGCTCCGGTGAAGGCGGATGCGCCCGGCACATTGCCTTCGGAAGATACGGTCAACGCCTTCATGAAAAGCATGTTCGGGCATGATCCGTCGGTCACCTGGAAGATCGACTCCATCCGGCCGTCGCACGACCCTACCATCGCCGAGGTGTCGGTATTGATGAGCAACGCGCAAGGGCAGCAGATGGCCACCTTCTTCGTCACTCCCGGCCAGCACTATGCCGTCACCGGCGAGATGATCCCTTTCGGCGCCGATCCGTTCGCGCCCGCGCGAGCCGAGTTGGAAAAAGCTGCCCGCGGTCCGGCGCGTGGTCCGGCGAACGCTCCCGTCCTGCTGGTGGAATTCAGCGATCTACAGTGCCCGCACTGCAAAGACGCGCAGCCCACCATTGACCGGTTGCTGAGCGAAGAACCCAACGTCCGTTTTGTCTTCCAGAATTTTCCTCTTCCCATGCACAACTGGGCCTACAAAGCCGCGGCCTTCGCCGACTGCGTTGCCCAGCAGAACAACGACGCCTTTTGGAAATTCATAAAGGCGGTGTACGACGATCAGCAGAACATCACCGAGTCCAACGCCGAAGAGAAGCTCACCGCAGCAGCCACCGCCGCCGGCGCCAATGGCCAAACCGCCTCCACCTGCGCCGCCTCCGCCAATGCTCGTGCTCGGGTGGAGCAGTCTCTCCAATTGGGCAAAGTAGTGGACGTGAACAGCACTCCAACCCTCTTCATCAACGGTCGAAAGATGGGAATCGGTGGCGTGCCTTACGAACTGCTGAAAAGCATGGTGGACTACCAGGCGAAACCGGCGAAGTAG
- a CDS encoding HAD hydrolase-like protein, protein MSAQTKPLSSNHSFRWMSADAYLFDIDGTLVNSRDGVHYNAFHVALQKVYGLTTKIDSVPVHGNTDLGILRAVTLNGGISEADFLAKLPAAIDIMCEEARRNAGKMAPQVCPSVVEMLLRLQTAGKLLGVVSGNLEPIGWLKLQAAELRQFFAFGSFSGPNELRADIFRQGIGEARRQLGEGAQVCIVGDTPSDIQAARQLQVPVISVATGMFSQEELLSHGPDTCVTCCTDLLQLA, encoded by the coding sequence ATGTCTGCGCAGACCAAACCCCTCAGCAGCAACCATTCTTTCCGGTGGATGAGCGCCGACGCCTACCTGTTTGATATTGACGGCACACTGGTCAATTCGCGCGACGGTGTGCACTACAACGCCTTTCACGTTGCGTTGCAGAAGGTGTACGGGCTGACGACAAAAATTGATAGCGTGCCGGTACATGGTAATACCGACCTGGGAATTCTGCGGGCGGTGACTCTGAACGGCGGCATCTCAGAGGCTGATTTTCTAGCCAAGCTGCCGGCGGCGATTGACATTATGTGCGAGGAAGCCAGGCGCAATGCGGGCAAGATGGCGCCACAGGTCTGCCCCTCGGTGGTAGAAATGCTTTTGAGGTTGCAGACCGCAGGAAAATTGCTCGGAGTGGTCTCGGGAAATCTGGAACCCATTGGCTGGTTGAAATTGCAAGCAGCGGAACTACGGCAGTTCTTTGCTTTTGGTTCTTTCAGCGGGCCGAACGAATTGCGGGCCGATATCTTCCGGCAGGGGATTGGCGAGGCCCGGCGGCAATTGGGGGAGGGGGCGCAGGTCTGCATTGTGGGCGACACGCCTTCGGACATCCAAGCGGCCCGCCAACTGCAAGTGCCCGTGATCTCCGTGGCGACGGGCATGTTCAGCCAGGAAGAACTGTTGTCGCATGGCCCTGATACCTGCGTAACCTGCTGCACCGATCTGCTGCAACTGGCGTGA
- the nagZ gene encoding beta-N-acetylhexosaminidase produces MAKTTDLRAAAGQTLIMGFSGAQMSSSLRGLLREIQPAGVILFAHNIQTPQQTWELLDDCAAQVSTPLLACVDMEGGKVDRLRNALAPSPSAADVFATGDKKLFRKHGQIIGEAVSAFGFNTDFAPVVDLAFEASRSALASRAVSADPKQVITYAREFLAGLRKARVLSCGKHFPGLGEGTLDSHYDQPVIEKSWKKLWAEDLLPYRKLRSDFPLVIVGHAAYPAITRDHTPASLSKKLIGEVLRKKIGYRGLVLSDDLDMGGALAGRSVAEAAVASLRAGCDIFLLCQKQENVLPAWEAVVRETERDRKFAKQVRAASQRVLKFKRRALPRRRQAAPWPAVIERLGRELWELGEQVRIEGINRPGNRGEESA; encoded by the coding sequence ATGGCGAAAACCACCGATCTCCGCGCTGCGGCGGGCCAAACCCTCATCATGGGCTTTTCGGGCGCGCAGATGTCGTCGAGCCTGCGCGGCCTGCTGCGCGAGATCCAGCCCGCTGGCGTGATCCTGTTTGCCCATAATATTCAGACTCCACAACAGACCTGGGAACTCTTGGACGATTGCGCGGCGCAGGTTTCGACACCGCTCCTCGCCTGCGTGGACATGGAGGGCGGCAAGGTGGACCGCTTGCGCAACGCGCTGGCGCCGTCACCTTCGGCCGCCGATGTGTTTGCTACCGGCGACAAGAAACTATTTCGCAAGCACGGGCAAATTATCGGGGAGGCGGTAAGCGCCTTTGGGTTTAATACGGATTTTGCCCCGGTGGTGGACCTGGCCTTTGAGGCTTCGCGGTCGGCATTGGCGTCGCGGGCGGTTTCGGCCGATCCGAAGCAGGTCATCACCTATGCACGTGAGTTTCTGGCCGGGCTGCGAAAGGCTCGCGTTCTGAGCTGCGGGAAGCATTTCCCCGGCCTGGGTGAAGGCACGCTGGACAGTCACTACGACCAGCCGGTAATCGAGAAAAGTTGGAAGAAATTGTGGGCGGAGGACTTGCTGCCTTACCGCAAACTCAGAAGCGACTTCCCTCTTGTGATTGTCGGACATGCTGCGTATCCGGCGATAACGCGAGACCACACGCCAGCATCGCTCTCCAAAAAACTCATTGGTGAGGTGTTGCGAAAAAAGATCGGGTATCGAGGGCTGGTGCTTTCCGACGATCTCGACATGGGCGGGGCGCTGGCGGGACGCTCGGTCGCGGAGGCAGCGGTGGCCAGTCTGCGCGCCGGGTGCGATATTTTTCTTCTCTGCCAGAAACAAGAAAACGTGCTGCCCGCCTGGGAGGCAGTGGTGCGGGAGACGGAGCGCGACCGCAAGTTCGCCAAGCAGGTACGCGCCGCCAGCCAGCGGGTGCTGAAGTTCAAGCGCAGGGCCCTGCCGCGCCGCCGGCAAGCGGCGCCTTGGCCGGCGGTGATTGAGCGGCTTGGCCGCGAGCTTTGGGAGCTGGGTGAGCAGGTGCGCATCGAAGGAATTAATCGCCCCGGCAATCGCGGTGAGGAGTCGGCGTGA
- a CDS encoding TIGR00282 family metallophosphoesterase has product MRILFIGDIFGKPGRTIVRQRLASLAKEKRADLIIANGENAAAGFGITPPLAEELFDCGIEVITTGNHVWDKKEIIAYYESANGSGPARRLLRPANYPASLPGWGVFEGKTRQGEAYAVMNLQGRVFMSANDDPFRKADELLSQIKAKVIFVDFHAEATSEKIALGWYLDGKVTALVGTHTHVPTADERILPKGTAYLTDVGMTGPFDGVIGVQKEQIIARFLNNMPVRFEPATGDVKLCGVVVECDAATGRASAIERVMIRE; this is encoded by the coding sequence GTGCGCATCCTCTTTATTGGCGATATTTTCGGCAAACCGGGACGTACCATCGTCCGCCAGAGGCTTGCCAGTCTGGCCAAGGAGAAGCGCGCCGATCTGATCATCGCCAACGGCGAGAACGCGGCCGCCGGCTTCGGCATTACTCCGCCGCTGGCGGAGGAGTTGTTCGACTGTGGGATCGAAGTAATCACCACCGGCAACCACGTCTGGGACAAGAAAGAAATCATCGCCTACTACGAGTCGGCGAACGGCAGCGGGCCGGCGCGGCGTCTGCTGCGCCCGGCGAATTATCCCGCGAGCCTGCCAGGGTGGGGAGTTTTTGAGGGTAAGACCCGCCAGGGCGAGGCCTACGCGGTGATGAATCTGCAGGGCCGGGTGTTCATGAGCGCCAATGACGATCCCTTTCGGAAAGCCGACGAATTGCTGTCGCAGATCAAGGCCAAGGTAATCTTTGTGGATTTCCACGCCGAAGCCACCTCGGAAAAAATCGCCCTGGGCTGGTACCTGGATGGAAAGGTTACGGCGTTGGTGGGAACGCATACCCACGTGCCTACCGCGGACGAGCGCATCCTGCCCAAAGGGACGGCGTATCTGACCGACGTGGGAATGACCGGGCCTTTCGACGGCGTCATTGGGGTGCAAAAGGAGCAGATCATCGCGCGTTTTCTGAACAACATGCCGGTGCGCTTTGAACCGGCGACCGGTGATGTGAAGCTCTGCGGAGTGGTGGTGGAGTGCGATGCCGCAACCGGCCGAGCCAGCGCGATTGAGCGGGTGATGATCCGCGAGTAA
- a CDS encoding anhydro-N-acetylmuramic acid kinase, with protein MIVAGVMSGTSADGINVAVLRVGDSGGSQQSLPKFELLAHAEYPFPRPVRQKILATMNAEQASVADLARLNFLLGELYAEGVRNTLEKLNRGTVKVILELVGCHGQTLYHQGEPAVFLGRKVSTTWQTGEAAIIAARLGVPVVSDFRPADMAAGGKGAPLVPFLDYLLYRDARAGRIVQNIGGIANLSALPAAATPEQVIAFDTGPGNMVMDAVVSKLFGKNYDRDGRIAAGGRVMEKVVTSLLRQPFFLRQPPKTAGREEFGREFVRDFLRRCGKAPKQDVVATATALTSRSITQAIRDFVLRGARPGGSNSGAFRDFIVSGGGARNPTLMGMLGDKLKPLGLKVRRTDEFGLPAEAKEAAAFALLAYQTWRRLPSNIPSATGAKRPAILGKVSYAG; from the coding sequence GTGATCGTCGCCGGGGTGATGAGCGGCACATCCGCCGATGGCATCAACGTGGCGGTTTTGCGGGTCGGCGATTCTGGCGGCAGCCAGCAGAGTCTTCCGAAATTTGAGCTGCTGGCTCACGCCGAGTATCCCTTTCCGCGCCCGGTGAGGCAGAAAATTCTGGCCACCATGAACGCCGAGCAGGCGAGCGTCGCCGACCTGGCGCGGCTTAATTTTCTTCTGGGTGAGCTTTACGCGGAGGGGGTGCGCAATACACTGGAAAAACTCAACCGGGGCACCGTTAAAGTAATACTTGAACTTGTGGGCTGCCATGGGCAGACGCTCTATCACCAGGGCGAGCCGGCGGTCTTCCTCGGCCGGAAAGTGAGCACTACCTGGCAGACGGGCGAGGCGGCGATCATCGCTGCCCGCCTGGGTGTGCCGGTGGTGTCCGATTTTCGGCCGGCCGACATGGCCGCCGGGGGCAAGGGCGCGCCGCTGGTTCCCTTTCTCGATTATTTGCTGTACCGCGATGCGCGGGCAGGCCGTATCGTGCAAAACATCGGCGGCATCGCCAATCTGAGCGCGCTTCCGGCGGCCGCCACTCCTGAGCAGGTGATTGCCTTCGATACCGGGCCGGGGAACATGGTGATGGACGCGGTCGTCTCAAAACTTTTCGGCAAGAATTACGACCGCGATGGCCGCATCGCCGCTGGCGGAAGGGTTATGGAGAAGGTGGTCACTTCCCTGTTGCGGCAGCCGTTCTTCCTAAGGCAGCCGCCGAAGACCGCGGGACGCGAGGAATTCGGCCGCGAGTTCGTGCGCGATTTTCTGCGGCGCTGCGGAAAGGCCCCGAAGCAGGATGTTGTGGCCACGGCCACCGCGCTGACCTCGCGCTCGATTACGCAGGCGATCCGCGATTTTGTGCTGCGTGGAGCGCGCCCGGGGGGCTCAAACTCGGGAGCCTTCCGCGATTTCATCGTCTCTGGGGGCGGCGCCCGCAATCCCACGCTGATGGGCATGCTCGGCGACAAACTCAAGCCGCTGGGTTTGAAGGTGCGCCGGACTGATGAGTTTGGATTACCCGCCGAAGCCAAGGAGGCCGCGGCCTTTGCGCTGCTCGCCTACCAGACCTGGCGGCGGCTGCCCTCGAACATTCCCTCAGCCACAGGCGCGAAGCGTCCGGCAATCCTGGGCAAGGTTTCTTATGCCGGCTAA